One part of the Arabidopsis thaliana chromosome 1 sequence genome encodes these proteins:
- the RALFL5 gene encoding RALF-like 5 (RALF-like 5 (RALFL5); CONTAINS InterPro DOMAIN/s: Rapid ALkalinization Factor (InterPro:IPR008801); BEST Arabidopsis thaliana protein match is: RALF-like 29 (TAIR:AT4G11653.1); Has 29 Blast hits to 29 proteins in 5 species: Archae - 0; Bacteria - 0; Metazoa - 0; Fungi - 0; Plants - 29; Viruses - 0; Other Eukaryotes - 0 (source: NCBI BLink).) produces the protein MLKAQVFMFVTVLVFVCVFINSNDAKRYIEYPPWQKHPCNPRFPTPDCYKRTPANPYRRGCTCISRCRRDCGGLSTWKKLLDTILKIPV, from the coding sequence ATGTTGAAAGCACAAGTGTTTATGTTTGTGacagttttggtttttgtatgTGTGTTTATAAATAGCAATGATGCGAAAAGGTATATTGAATATCCTCCATGGCAAAAACATCCTTGTAATCCAAGATTTCCAACACCCGATTGTTATAAGCGTACACCAGCTAATCCATATAGACGAGGATGTACGTGTATCAGTAGATGCCGCCGTGATTGTGGAGGATTATCAACTTGGAAGAAACTTTTGGatacaattttgaaaataccagtgtaa
- the RanBPM gene encoding SPla/RYanodine receptor (SPRY) domain-containing protein (SPla/RYanodine receptor (SPRY) domain-containing protein; CONTAINS InterPro DOMAIN/s: B302 (SPRY)-like (InterPro:IPR001870), CTLH, C-terminal LisH motif (InterPro:IPR006595), SPla/RYanodine receptor SPRY (InterPro:IPR003877), Ran binding protein, CRA domain (InterPro:IPR019589), SPla/RYanodine receptor subgroup (InterPro:IPR018355), LisH dimerisation motif (InterPro:IPR006594), Ran binding protein-like, CRA domain (InterPro:IPR013144); BEST Arabidopsis thaliana protein match is: SPla/RYanodine receptor (SPRY) domain-containing protein (TAIR:AT4G09340.1); Has 35333 Blast hits to 34131 proteins in 2444 species: Archae - 798; Bacteria - 22429; Metazoa - 974; Fungi - 991; Plants - 531; Viruses - 0; Other Eukaryotes - 9610 (source: NCBI BLink).), giving the protein MNSSPPPANSANGDTTNNGENGQDLNLNFLDKIRLSAKRDAKEDEGEELPTELNTINSAGGFLVVSPDKLSVKYTNTNLHGHDVGVVQANKPAPIKCLTYYFEIFVKDSGIKGQIAIGFTKESFKMRRQPGWEVNSCGYHGDDGYLYRGQGKGEPFGPKFTKDDAVGGGINYASQEFFFTKNGTIVGKIPKDIRGHLFPTVAVHSQNEEVLVNFGKKKFAFDIKGYEASERNKQQLAIEKISIPPNIGYGLVKTYLLHYGYEETLDAFNLATKNTVPPIHIDQENAIDEDDSSYALKQRKNLRQLVRNGEIDTALAELQKLYPQIVQDDKSVVCFLLHCQKFIELVRVGKLEEGVNYGRLELAKFVGLTGFQDIVEDCFALLAYEKPEESSVWYFLEDSQRELVADAVNAAILSTNPNKKDVQRSCHLQSHLEKLLRQLTVCCLERRSLNGDQGETFRLRHVLNNNR; this is encoded by the exons atgaaCTCTTCACCACCACCGGCGAATTCCGCCAACGGCGATACAACCAACAACGGCGAGAACGGTCAAGATCTGAACTTAAACTTCTTAGACAAGATTCGTCTCTCCGCTAAACGAGATGCGAAGGAagacgaaggagaagaatTACCGACGGAGTTGAATACGATCAATAGCGCCGGCGGATTTCTTGTGGTTTCTCCTGATAAGCTTTCCGTGAAGTACACGAATACGAATCTACATGGTCACGATGTTGGTGTTGTTCAAGCTAATAAACCTGCTCCGATCAAGTGTCTTACTTACTACTTTgagatttttgttaaagattctGGTATTAAAGGACAAATTGCTATTGGTTTTACTAAGGAAAGCTTCAAAATGCGTAGACAACCTGg ATGGGAAGTGAACAGCTGTGGATATCATGGGGATGATGGATACCTATATCGTGGACAGGGAAAAGGTGAACCTTTTGGTCCAAAGTTTACAAAAGATGATGCAGTTGGCGGTGGTATAAACTACGCTTCTCAGGAGTTCTTTTTCAC TAAAAACGGAACTATTGTTGGGAAAATCCCCAAGGACATAAGAGGTCATCTATTCCCTACTGTAGCTGTACATAGCCAAAATGAGGA GGTATTAGTCAATTttgggaagaagaaatttgCTTTCGATATTAAG GGATATGAAGCATCAGAGAGGAATAAGCAACAATTGGCTATTGAAAAAATATCCATACCTCCAAACATTGGTTATGG GCTTGTCAAGACCTACCTGCTACACTATGGGTATGAGGAGACACTCGATGCTTTCAACCTTGCTACTAAAAATACAGTTCCTCCAATTCATATAGATCAAGAAAATGCTATTGACGAGGATGATTCATCCTATGctttgaaacagagaaagaatcttAGACAG CTTGTTAGGAATGGTGAGATTGATACTGCTTTGGCGGAACTCCAAAAGTTGTATCCCCAAATTGTACAG GACGATAAATCTGTAGTTTGCTTCCTCCTTCACTGTCAAAAGTTTATTGAATTAGTACGG GTTGGAAAACTTGAAGAAGGTGTGAACTATGGCAGACTCGAGTTAGCTAAATTTGTTGGGTTAACTGGATTTCAAGATATAGTCGAG GACTGCTTTGCTTTGCTCGCGTATGAAAAGCCTGAGGAATCATCGGTCTGGTATTTCCTAGAAGACTCACAGAGGGAATTAGTGGCTGATGCGGTGAATGCAGCAATACTAtcaacaaatccaaataaGAAAGATGTGCAGAGAAGCTGTCACTTGCAATCCCATCTAGAGAAACTGCTAAGACAGTTAACCGTGTGCTGTTTAGAAAGGCGGTCACTGAATGGAGACCAAGGTGAAACATTCCGGCTTCGACATGTTCTTAACAACAacagataa
- the RanBPM gene encoding SPla/RYanodine receptor (SPRY) domain-containing protein (SPla/RYanodine receptor (SPRY) domain-containing protein; CONTAINS InterPro DOMAIN/s: Ran binding protein, CRA domain (InterPro:IPR019589), B302 (SPRY)-like (InterPro:IPR001870), CTLH, C-terminal LisH motif (InterPro:IPR006595), LisH dimerisation motif (InterPro:IPR006594), Ran binding protein-like, CRA domain (InterPro:IPR013144), SPla/RYanodine receptor SPRY (InterPro:IPR003877); BEST Arabidopsis thaliana protein match is: SPla/RYanodine receptor (SPRY) domain-containing protein (TAIR:AT4G09340.1); Has 1199 Blast hits to 1140 proteins in 220 species: Archae - 0; Bacteria - 0; Metazoa - 508; Fungi - 329; Plants - 180; Viruses - 0; Other Eukaryotes - 182 (source: NCBI BLink).), giving the protein MNSSPPPANSANGDTTNNGENGQDLNLNFLDKIRLSAKRDAKEDEGEELPTELNTINSAGGFLVVSPDKLSVKYTNTNLHGHDVGVVQANKPAPIKCLTYYFEIFVKDSGIKGQIAIGFTKESFKMRRQPGWEVNSCGYHGDDGYLYRGQGKGEPFGPKFTKDDAVGGGINYASQEFFFTKNGTIVGKIPKDIRGHLFPTVAVHSQNEEVLVNFGKKKFAFDIKGYEASERNKQQLAIEKISIPPNIGYGLVKTYLLHYGYEETLDAFNLATKNTVPPIHIDQENAIDEDDSSYALKQRKNLRQLVRNGEIDTALAELQKLYPQIVQDDKSVVCFLLHCQKFIELVGKLEEGVNYGRLELAKFVGLTGFQDIVEDCFALLAYEKPEESSVWYFLEDSQRELVADAVNAAILSTNPNKKDVQRSCHLQSHLEKLLRQLTVCCLERRSLNGDQGETFRLRHVLNNNR; this is encoded by the exons atgaaCTCTTCACCACCACCGGCGAATTCCGCCAACGGCGATACAACCAACAACGGCGAGAACGGTCAAGATCTGAACTTAAACTTCTTAGACAAGATTCGTCTCTCCGCTAAACGAGATGCGAAGGAagacgaaggagaagaatTACCGACGGAGTTGAATACGATCAATAGCGCCGGCGGATTTCTTGTGGTTTCTCCTGATAAGCTTTCCGTGAAGTACACGAATACGAATCTACATGGTCACGATGTTGGTGTTGTTCAAGCTAATAAACCTGCTCCGATCAAGTGTCTTACTTACTACTTTgagatttttgttaaagattctGGTATTAAAGGACAAATTGCTATTGGTTTTACTAAGGAAAGCTTCAAAATGCGTAGACAACCTGg ATGGGAAGTGAACAGCTGTGGATATCATGGGGATGATGGATACCTATATCGTGGACAGGGAAAAGGTGAACCTTTTGGTCCAAAGTTTACAAAAGATGATGCAGTTGGCGGTGGTATAAACTACGCTTCTCAGGAGTTCTTTTTCAC TAAAAACGGAACTATTGTTGGGAAAATCCCCAAGGACATAAGAGGTCATCTATTCCCTACTGTAGCTGTACATAGCCAAAATGAGGA GGTATTAGTCAATTttgggaagaagaaatttgCTTTCGATATTAAG GGATATGAAGCATCAGAGAGGAATAAGCAACAATTGGCTATTGAAAAAATATCCATACCTCCAAACATTGGTTATGG GCTTGTCAAGACCTACCTGCTACACTATGGGTATGAGGAGACACTCGATGCTTTCAACCTTGCTACTAAAAATACAGTTCCTCCAATTCATATAGATCAAGAAAATGCTATTGACGAGGATGATTCATCCTATGctttgaaacagagaaagaatcttAGACAG CTTGTTAGGAATGGTGAGATTGATACTGCTTTGGCGGAACTCCAAAAGTTGTATCCCCAAATTGTACAG GACGATAAATCTGTAGTTTGCTTCCTCCTTCACTGTCAAAAGTTTATTGAATTA GTTGGAAAACTTGAAGAAGGTGTGAACTATGGCAGACTCGAGTTAGCTAAATTTGTTGGGTTAACTGGATTTCAAGATATAGTCGAG GACTGCTTTGCTTTGCTCGCGTATGAAAAGCCTGAGGAATCATCGGTCTGGTATTTCCTAGAAGACTCACAGAGGGAATTAGTGGCTGATGCGGTGAATGCAGCAATACTAtcaacaaatccaaataaGAAAGATGTGCAGAGAAGCTGTCACTTGCAATCCCATCTAGAGAAACTGCTAAGACAGTTAACCGTGTGCTGTTTAGAAAGGCGGTCACTGAATGGAGACCAAGGTGAAACATTCCGGCTTCGACATGTTCTTAACAACAacagataa
- a CDS encoding bZIP family transcription factor (bZIP family transcription factor; FUNCTIONS IN: DNA binding, sequence-specific DNA binding transcription factor activity; INVOLVED IN: regulation of transcription, DNA-dependent; EXPRESSED IN: 9 plant structures; EXPRESSED DURING: L mature pollen stage, M germinated pollen stage, 4 anthesis, C globular stage, petal differentiation and expansion stage; CONTAINS InterPro DOMAIN/s: Basic-leucine zipper (bZIP) transcription factor (InterPro:IPR004827); BEST Arabidopsis thaliana protein match is: Basic-leucine zipper (bZIP) transcription factor family protein (TAIR:AT1G58110.2); Has 455 Blast hits to 455 proteins in 44 species: Archae - 0; Bacteria - 2; Metazoa - 15; Fungi - 6; Plants - 414; Viruses - 0; Other Eukaryotes - 18 (source: NCBI BLink).), with product MENLRRLSNPGNFGFIGRSQSRVPQKNMENNISPPNNMHHHSASLDDLFTEDQPAWLDELLSEPASPKINKGHRRSASDTAAYLNSALMPSKENHVAGSSWQFQNYDLWQSNSYEQHNKLGWDFSTANGTNIQRNMSCGALNMSSKPIEKHVSKMKEGTSTKPDGPRSKTDSKRIKHQNAHRARLRRLEYISDLERTIQVLQVEGCEMSSAIHYLDQQLLMLSMENRALKQRMDSLAEIQKLKHVEQQLLEREIGNLQFRRHQQQPQQNQKQVQAIQNRYNKYQPPVTQEPDAQFAALAI from the exons ATGGAAAATTTAAGGAGGTTGTCAAACCCGGGAAATTTCGGATTCATTGGAAGATCACAATCACGAGTTCCCcaaaaaaacatggaaaatAACATTTCTCCTCCTAATAATATGCACCACCATAGTGCTTCTTTAGATGATCTTTTCACAGAAGACCAACCAGCTTGGCTCGATGAGCTCCTAAGTGAGCCAGCATCACCTAAGATTAACAAAGGTCATAGACGTTCAGCTAGTGACACAGCTGCTTACTTGAACTCAGCTTTAATGCCTTCGAAGGAAAATCATGTTGCTGGTTCGTCTTGGCAGTTCCAGAACTATGATTTGTGGCAGTCCAACTCTTATGAACAACACAATAAATTAGGATGGGATTTCTCTACAGCAAATGGAACTAATATCCAAAGAAATATGTCATGCGGAGCTTTAAATATGTCGTCGAAACCCATTGAGAAACATGTaagcaaaatgaaagaagGAACTTCTACAAAACCAGATGGTCCTAGATCAAAGACTGACTCAAAACGTATCAAACA TCAAAATGCTCATCGAGCGCGTTTGAGAAGGCTTGAGTACATATCAGACCTTGAAAGGACCATCCAAGTGCTACAA GTTGAAGGATGTGAAATGTCATCTGCCATTCACTACTTGGATCAGCAGTTACTCATGCTTAGCATGGAAAATAGAGCTTTAAAACAACGTATGGATAGTTTAGCAGAAATCCAAAAGCTTAAACATG TGGAGCAGCAATTgcttgagagagagataggAAACCTACAGTTTCGACGacaccaacaacaaccacagcaaaaccaaaaacaagtcCAAGCAATACAAAATCGATACAACAAATATCAACCACCTGTTACACAAGAACCCGATGCCCAATTTGCAGCCTTGGCAATATGA
- a CDS encoding uncharacterized protein (unknown protein; BEST Arabidopsis thaliana protein match is: unknown protein (TAIR:AT1G35614.1); Has 8 Blast hits to 8 proteins in 2 species: Archae - 0; Bacteria - 0; Metazoa - 0; Fungi - 0; Plants - 8; Viruses - 0; Other Eukaryotes - 0 (source: NCBI BLink).), with product MEAVTGYVKRKDLGRAVVQTDLGNPKAWEIRLTILTDEVLSENQKLATQKIDPSCAVDVSIGHGASDSPRGSSLAINEVRCECSSGISESDLETRGLAMIIDFVMRVASLERSVMNKRDLRFARVEKRFPKGKTKLKA from the exons ATGGAGGCCGTCACCGGATATGTGAAGAGAAAGGATCTTGGAAGAGCAGTTGTACAGACAGATCTCGGAAATCCGAAAGCATGGGAGATAAGACTCACCATTTTAACCGATGAAGTGCTATCAGAGAACCAGAAGCTCGCCACCCAGAAGATAGATCCGTCGTGCGCCGTCGACGTCTCCATCGGACATGGCGCATCTGACAGTCCAAGAGGGAGTTCTCTTGCCATTAATGAGGTCCGATGTGAGTGTTCTTCTGGGATAAGCGAATCAGATCTAGAAACGAGGGGCTTAGCGATGATAATAGATTTTGTCATGAGAGTTGCATCGCTGGAAAGAAGTG TAATGAACAAGAGGGATCTAAGGTTTGCAAGGGTTGAGAAACGGTTTCCAAAAGGGAAAACGAAGCTGAAAGCATAG